The nucleotide window CCTAAATGTTGCCTATACTTGGATGGATCTAAACCATTCTTTCTCAACCATGACTCAAATGCTAGAAACTTCCACTTTGCTGCCAGGTTACGGTATGGCAAAAATCCTATCAATGATCTGAAGGATACCTGAATAAAGAAACCTTTGCGTGTAagttaaaataagaaataagaagAGTAAAAATTGCAAGCAGCagataagaatgaacaatgaaaacttCACTCAATCCATACCACAAATCCTCTTGTGCTACAACTAATTAATTCCACTTCCACCCTATCTCCAACATTGAAAAGTTTCTCCACTTGTGTCCATGCAGTCTCTTCCGATTCCTATAAGAGCGTAAACGATTCAAAATCTACCCCAACAGTAATTGTTAGCTAGAACCAGTTGAGCATAAGAAGTTCAACCTTCAGAGGCTGTGAGTGAGGCTGTTCTTGCACGCCTCCATCCTTAAAGCTTACAGGATATGCAGAAGTGGTTCTCTCTTTAGTTGTGTATGATGACACTTCTTTTACAGATGGGTCTAATCTATTACATAAACTTAATTAGCATGAAAAAAATTAAGGCCATGTAACACATGAAATCTAAATGCACACCGATAATACCTTCGAGGTTTTCCTAGGAGAACAGACTCAACAGAGAACTCAGAAGCAGTTTCTCTTGCATTTGAGGATTCATTCAGTCCATTCTCATTCCCTGTATCACTGGCACCAGTTTGCTCAGAGAGCTGCATTTCTTGAAGATAGATACATAAATAGCATTAACATCTCATCATCTGCAACAATTTGAACATAACATAGAAcacaaaattaaagaaattgcaATATTTACCTGTCACCAAGATCTCCCCTCGTCCATCTTGCTCTAAAACCAAATCACCTTCTGATTCAAGAGATCCTTCAATATAATCCTCCATCATATTGTCCATTTCGTTAACCAAAAAATTGTTTTCAATGCCTTCAGTATTCTGAGGCATGGGTTTCTCCAACAGCGTTGCTTCATCAGAACTCGAGTCAGAGTGGAATGTGTTTGCTGGTTTGTTCACTAGTCCACTACCCATTGATCCATCCATCAAAGTGTTTTTATTTTGATCACTATTTTCCTTCTCCACACTCACCTGAGGCTTCTTCAACAAAGTCATCCCACTAAATTGCTCCTTTACCGGTTCAGTCCTCATCGACAATGACAAATTTGGCTTAATCTTCAACCTCGAGGAATTATTCATTTCATCATCTTTCTCATCAAATACACTTGGTTTTCGCAAAATAACATTCGGAACATTAGACTTAGTAGCACCACTCACCTTATTCCTAAATAACTCATTAGGCCTTTTTATCTCAGGCAATTTAGAATTTTcctcaccaccaccaccacctacTTTTATCCCTTTCTTGGGCACTGGTTTCACCAAATTCAATCCGTTTCCCATTTTCGTTGACCCCTGCTTCTCAGGGACATCAAATGGGAGCTCTTTCACCTCCACTAATTTCCCAATATTTTTATAGAAGTTCTTTTCAATATCAATATAAGAAGCATCTGGGTTCGCTTTCCTTCCCATAATCTAAACCATCAACAacataaattaatcaaaaatgcATATTCACCAAAATTCTTTTAAAAAGCATAGTTGAGAAGACATAATTTCCCCATCAAAGCATACAGCAGACTCACAAGGGAACTTAGGCTCGGGCCTGCCTATGGCATGGCCCGAGGCAAGACTGTTCGGCCTAACTTATACTACTATATCGGAATCATCACAGAACCCCAATATCATAACCAGGCAAAATGTTAAGATTATTCAAAACAATTTCATGGAGCAGCACAATATATAATTATCAAGTAATTTCTAAAACAAATACACAATTGCAGggaaattaatacaaaaaaaatataatacaacaGTAGATAACGTTGAGAAATGACCTTAGCTAAAGTGAGTTTAGGATCTTCACCCAACATTTGGCCAAACTTGAGCTCCATAAGGTCCCATTGATTGagtttatcatcatcattaggGCCACTTTTAGAAGCAAAAACTGAGAATTTCTTAGGGTTACTAAGAGTGAAAGAAACCCTTCTTCTAGCTTTACATAAAGATAAATAAGGAGATACTACAAATGGAGGAGGAACAGCAGAAGATGGGGATGAAGAGAATTTGGAGAAAGACAGTTTCTCCATGGAAGAGATTCAGATAATAATGAAAGGGTGAAGTTTAGCAGAAACAGGACATTTGAAATTGTTGGCCTTCCAATAACCAATTGATAAGTTACTTCTAGAGTATACTATttcagaaaaataaataaataaataaataaaattgaggGAAGTGATGAAGCCAAAAGGAAGGGCTAGACTGCAGGGAGAGAATATGTTTATCCGTCCATATCGGAGACGTGGCAACTTATGTTTCGTCTGTTTCTTTCTCTTATACTATGTCGGTGATACTCATCTCTTATTTTGAAACACTCTGTAACTTTGATGTTTTATTAATTGCACGCATTCCTTCTACCCTTCTCTCGCGGGGTTACAAGTATTGTATATTCGCTTCCTCCCCAAACATAAACTTTGTGCAGAATATTAGGTTGACGATTATGACCATGTTTCAAATACTCTCTTTGTCACCTTTGGAAATACACTTGTATTTTTGGTAAGACAgtgaataaaaagaaatttgataTGAGAACAAGATAAAAAAAGGTAAATAGACATTATaactaagtggttaaaataggaGTGAAAAACTATATGTatgagattaaaaataaaaagttgaacaTTGTCAATAAAGAAATGGTACAATATCAATAagtaaaattagaaataaatagtgcaaattaaaagaaaagaagtaGTGATAATGCcaagatttttcttttatggaCTTAAAATATGCCCAATCTATGATATATAGTAAGttcaaatatgaaatatttttaagaaaatgtacATATTAatcatcataattcataaataaCACTTTATTAGTTATTTGAACATAACTAATTTTTGATCTAAAATATTAGGTCTATAATATTTCTTATAGCATTGTTATTGCAATTTGATcatgtgatttttttaaaatctcaaTAATATACTCTCTTAGTCATTCAATGAAGTTCTTATAAAAAATgttcataaaaattaagaaaaatagaatattttaaatagtaaatatattattttattgaataataaatttaatggagaaaagtgaggaccataaatattaaaaaaagatagtggaaaatatatagggaccacaactaataaaaaatgtttttataaagttagtgggaaacataCGAGAACcataacataatataaatattaaaatgaggatgaaaaaaattatgtttgtccaaaatttgtgatataaataaaaatacataaatttttGTGGGAGACCGGACCGACCCAttagattttttaaataaagaaacataaaatatagtGTAGCTGCAAGTTTACTCAGTAGGGTTTTAGGATACCTCAAATAGGCGTTTATGATACAtttaaaatagcccaaaaattAGCCgcttgattaattataattaattaattaagtgtaTCTGGGATTAGTATTTCTTAAACGTGATATTTTATTGGGATttagtaaaatattttaatacattTAGATATTAGTTGTAATTATTTTGGAACAAAAAGTAAGTTATACGATAAAGATCGAGTATAAtcgaaaacaaataaaaatttggtAATATCATTTGATGACACACATGCAACGATTGTGTCACGTAGTTAGGCGTTCAAGGATACTATTCCTTATCACTCTTCACCAATATCACTAAAAAAAGTCCCATATCAATCCATTATCAAAAAGAAAGTCGCATATCATTCCATTATCGAAAATATAgtcatcatcttcctcattttattcattttattcatTCAAAGAAAGACTAAAAATTAGAATCACTTTATACTTTTCTCTATTTTGGGATTTTATATACTTTGATTCAAATCTGAAGTTAGAGTATTTGTTTATCAATTGAGTAATTAGTTCAAGTATTGAAATTGGATTTATTTGGTTCTCTTTAAATTCTAATTCACGTGGTAGTATTGATTAGTGGTTAAAATTTGAGATTTTGATTCATGTTCAAAGTTGAGAGTAATGTTCATTTCATTGGAACAAGATTCTGTCCGTTTGTTCCTGTCTGTTTTCGTGACAGTTACAGTCATTTTTAGGTTTTTGGTTTCTTCATAAGATCTGTAGAGTTCGGAGTAGCAGTCGAGTCGCGTGGGCACTTAAttcgccccaaaatgagtttgtATGAGAGAGCTGTGCCCAAAATACTAACAAATTGTCATGAAAATCTAAAATAGTCAATTATGAAGTTAATTGTTCAAATTGGGATTTCAATCGGGTATTCCTTTATTCAAGTATTTACgattattttatgtttctttatTCAGTAATTATGGATGGTATGAATTTGTTGGGTATTATTGATGGTGATGCAAAAAGGGAGCTTGGATTGTTATCTTTTGGAGTTAGAAGTTGATGCACACAAGGTGTGTGTTCAAATGCATAAACGAAGTTCTTTGGTTTTCTAATATGATTTTTGGTTGAAGAATTTGCTCATTAAAGGTAACCTACAAACATCTAATATCTTTTAAAGctaatttaagtatttttatgtTCAACTGATGATGGGAAAAATATTGGTTTGATTGCTTTGTTtatgtaataatatttattagcaTTGTGaaatgattttaataaaaattaatcatattttGTATGTTATTGACTTATAAaatataagtcttgaaatatcGTATTATGAAAATGAAGTATGATTGTTGgttttaaataaaatcaattgaattactgttttgttttatattgaaatattcGATATTGAAAATGGccatttttgggaattggcaacggatatttttatccagattattgtgaaatcttatagcttgataataggtaatggttattcggatcgatCTCGAGCCCTCGATCCCGTTTcattcttgcaagaaccgtattttcggtgatgacgatcacccgtgttttcaggatttagatcaagcctacttcctgacggtccatatattcgcACGTTTCAAAATGCTgttatattattcttttaatatgagttttgaatgaATACGTTtgttatataaagttttgtttgtttggcaaatgaaatcatatgtttcatttgtcgTATTATTTCGCTATTGACTagtaaagtaatagccgcattttgattttcgctattaacttgtaaagttatagccgtgttttgattcacTATGAATCGAAGGTTTTTAGTCGTATCTACATCGATatcaaacggtcttttaaaagagtttgggttttgataaattaatgttttataagGAGATACCAAATAAAGAAAAGATTAAATTGGAGATGTTTGGTcatgacttgtatataaatgtaatagtttttcggattactcaacaattcaattgttgacagtcaTTGATGGGGCCTATCCCTTATGGGGGATAGATCCATTTTCAGGTTAGCTTTACTGTGGAGACGATGCCTACTTGTATTATGTGTTACGTGCAAGGCGATGActtctttttgaaatacatAATGTAAATTAGATATTGTAAATTAAATTGGAGTAATTTCgtaatgttttgtaaatagtattcacttaataatgtaaaaagttttaaaatactctgatattggtttgctgtggctatcgagccatAGGTCGGATTCAACCCAGACTTCTATGAGTCTTCAGTTGTGCTTTGTATATAGTATTATTATACTGTTTAtgctggtttgggctgtttcaattggtatcagagcatggTTGTTTCTGGAGTACTCAAATCCTCATATTTGAGtacaaaatttttgaaaaatgcaTTTCAAAAATCGGAGGGAGCGCGGTTGTCGAGTCTTAGGGTGTAACCTCCGAGAATCGGATGGTACTAATGTGACTATGTGTTATAAGTGCGATGTGTAACGTTCTTATGTGCTAAGGAAATCGTGAAGTTTTCTTACGTGTTGTGAATCCTCTTTTAGTTAGAGTTATGCTGAAGGGCAAGAGTTAAGTTCGGATTATGAATTTGGAActttgaagtttggtgaaaggAGTTTTAAAGGGTATAAAGGTTAAGTTGagaattttttgtttgaatcttGATTGGTGGATCTAATTGAtcttttgtgaaattttttgtGATTGTTTATATgtcatgtataaaaaaaattgttttcaaaagagcttaaaatttcaacttgaaatgTATATATTCGAGTCAAGTATtcttgaaattattttaaagatattatatatacagaTAATTGGCATAAGGAGTTGAGGACCAAGCTTATCAAGAATTGCGATGATGTTATGTAAGAATGATTCGATGCATAGAGTTCAAAAGAAGCCTTTTGGAAATATTGAAAGTTATGAGTTAATTGTGTGTAAAGATTGAAAATCAATCAAGGAATAAAGAATGTAGATAAGGTATTAGTGACATGTTCAATTTAATGATATTTGGATGAGAATTTCAATTAAGGAAAGTTACGAGAAAGAAACAATGGTTGATATGAATAGGAATGACGTAAAGTTAATATTGTGGTAACCCTATTGAACGCTCTATACGTATTGAGGTAAATGTAAAGTTATGATGGAGAATATTCTAAATGATTTACAATGTTGAAAGGAtaattttgagaattaaaaagTTTGAATGGTTCAAATTATGTCAAGCCTTATTCATGGTTAATGTGAGTGGAAGTTCATAAGTCAAATAAGAATCAATTAAAAGTTATGGAAGCCTTGTATTACATATATGGAGAAATTTGAAGTTAAATAATTGTACTTATGgaaaatgaatatttgattAGAAGCtaattgtattgaagtgatcgAAAAGCTAATGATTAAGGGAATAAAAGTGTTTGTTCAAACCGTGATTGGACGATACATTAAAGGATAAAGAGTGAGTGGATTGAGTTTGTGTAAAATTGTATTAATGATGAACCAAATTGTTGAAATAGAAGTTAAGTATCGCATGAAATTGGATATCAAGAGTGTGGATGTTATTTGGGAAAGATGTGCATAAAACTTAAAATACTGGGGATTAATAAACGAATGTGGATGTAAATGTATAACGAGTTCAAGTTAAATGATCATGAAGGATATAGTTATTAAAGGTTGAAGGacaaaagtgattaaagttgtaaaagaaaaataaatgattatggttcaaagttcaaactggattatgaagaatgaaatgtgTGACTTAAGGTGATGATCAATAATTACTTAGGGAGTTGTAAGAATTGTtaaattaaattctattttcatTGGGAATCAGTTGGTCAAATTAAGGATATTGAAGAATCGAATGGTACAAGTACATGTAAAGTAAGTTAAAAGAATATATTGTATAGATAAATATTTTGAAAGTTAAAATAACGGTAGTTAACTTTTGGTTAAAGCTACATTTGGTTTTGTGTTCACATGTAAGGACGAGATAAAAAAGAATATACTAATTTTCTATTGAGGTCGTCTCATCATGAAATGACTTTTATTTGATCAActcaaactattaaaaaaacaaaccactttttgTATAAGTGGGGATTTAATTTTCATtgatgttttctattttttaaattttttttactaataggcTTTTTGTATGGACCCGTCTCACGATAAGACAGTTTCTTACAAGACCAGCTGAAAAGTATACGCTTTAGTTTGGGTTAAGTTGAACCAACTAAATTCACACTAGATCTGGTCTAACAGGGAGAATACCAATTTTCAGGCTAACTTACAAAAAGTTTTCATTAACTTTTATctactttttattattactcatatatgatttttaaattaatttatatttatttgtaaaCACACATCTGactcattattattttaaagagtCTTGTGAACGAATTAGAATTTTGATTCACTTTAACATTGTGTTCGGATAGAAGTAAACCAGGAAAAGGatcaagaaagaaatttaaagtGACGACAAATCTCttgtttgaaaataaaaaaagagtgTAGGAATTTGGAGAGAAGCAATCGAGAGGAAAAACGTACATTTTCaccctttctttttctttccctcctaaacaaacacctttcatttttctttcattctttTCTCTTCCATCCCACCTCTTATTCTTTTATTTCTCTCTAAAATCGTTATTCAAACATAATATAAAGGTCTTACAATGAATTTAATTATCAAGACCACATGCACtcactatttttttcatttgactAATGTCAGTTTTGCATACTCACTATAAGACTCATAGCAGAACTAGCATTGTTGACTCTCTAAACTCAAACTTTCCAAAGTAATGATTTATAGTTTTGATTTCTCATTGTAGCAAACACATAAGATTTTGCATTTatgatcaaattaaaattaagaaaaccaTTTAGATCATTGTCAA belongs to Amaranthus tricolor cultivar Red isolate AtriRed21 chromosome 17, ASM2621246v1, whole genome shotgun sequence and includes:
- the LOC130804829 gene encoding uncharacterized protein LOC130804829, with amino-acid sequence MEKLSFSKFSSSPSSAVPPPFVVSPYLSLCKARRRVSFTLSNPKKFSVFASKSGPNDDDKLNQWDLMELKFGQMLGEDPKLTLAKIMGRKANPDASYIDIEKNFYKNIGKLVEVKELPFDVPEKQGSTKMGNGLNLVKPVPKKGIKVGGGGGEENSKLPEIKRPNELFRNKVSGATKSNVPNVILRKPSVFDEKDDEMNNSSRLKIKPNLSLSMRTEPVKEQFSGMTLLKKPQVSVEKENSDQNKNTLMDGSMGSGLVNKPANTFHSDSSSDEATLLEKPMPQNTEGIENNFLVNEMDNMMEDYIEGSLESEGDLVLEQDGRGEILVTEMQLSEQTGASDTGNENGLNESSNARETASEFSVESVLLGKPRRLDPSVKEVSSYTTKERTTSAYPVSFKDGGVQEQPHSQPLKESEETAWTQVEKLFNVGDRVEVELISCSTRGFVVSFRSLIGFLPYRNLAAKWKFLAFESWLRKNGLDPSKYRQHLGIIGNEEVSSKTTSLESSPVLDDGVEEKSEISADMELEGLLKIYDQEKIQYLSSYVGQLIRVNIFLADKKSRKLIFSMRPKEKEESIERKRSLMAKLSVGDVVKCCIKKITYFGIFVEVEGVPALIHQTEVSWDGTLDPSSYLKIGQIVEAKVHQLDFALERIFLSLKEITPDPLNEALECIVGSNGCSGTSNVAQEDTEWAEVDSLVEELQAIDGVETVTKGRFFLSPGLAPTFQVYMASMFENQYKLLARSGNKVQELMVEASLDKEDMKSVILKCTNRVDI